A genomic region of Nitrospirota bacterium contains the following coding sequences:
- a CDS encoding DUF507 family protein has translation MKKAQGCPGSRQQPARSNNAMRLTEDRISHVSHLVLDMLMQDRNVDAIQPEERILREIKRTISDELKFEDEADAAARRTIQSLSRRVPEGSREWDVLYRKYFEEELNRRRKI, from the coding sequence GTGAAGAAAGCTCAAGGGTGCCCTGGATCCCGTCAGCAGCCTGCCAGGAGTAACAACGCCATGCGCTTGACCGAAGACCGGATATCCCATGTGTCCCACCTCGTCCTGGACATGCTGATGCAGGACAGGAACGTCGATGCAATCCAGCCCGAGGAGCGCATCCTCCGCGAGATCAAGCGGACCATTTCGGACGAGCTCAAGTTCGAGGACGAGGCCGACGCCGCTGCGCGTCGCACGATCCAGTCGCTCTCCCGGAGGGTGCCCGAGGGCAGCCGCGAGTGGGACGTTCTCTACCGGAAGTATTTCGAGGAAGAGCTGAACAGGAGAAGGAAGATTTGA
- a CDS encoding DUF507 family protein encodes MRLSKDLIQHLANAIASNLESRGLVKYDVPKTTIVEKINAVITTNMLDEDKLNKDVEKILAAHEAEIMKGNMDYRKVFELTKQKLARERGIVL; translated from the coding sequence ATGCGTTTATCGAAGGATCTAATCCAGCATCTTGCCAATGCAATCGCGTCGAACCTCGAGTCCCGGGGCCTTGTCAAGTACGACGTTCCGAAAACAACCATCGTTGAAAAGATCAACGCGGTGATCACGACGAACATGCTCGACGAAGACAAGCTGAACAAGGACGTCGAGAAGATACTCGCGGCGCACGAGGCGGAGATCATGAAGGGCAACATGGACTACCGCAAGGTGTTCGAGCTCACGAAGCAGAAGCTTGCCAGGGAGCGGGGCATCGTGCTCTGA
- a CDS encoding DUF2232 domain-containing protein — protein sequence MVNYRSIVIGIIQTTAMFVAGFIIPVAGQIIALFTPVPLVLAYLRGGRTEGSIVLIASGLFLTILGGWHTAAILVLTFGLMAIGLSEGMRRRWKPESAVVLGGMLPMIVLSAIAAYLFSRIGKNPVIVVEEYLKGSMTEAARLYAEIGLREMSSAIASVPDTFIRNLVRLLPGITIATSVFQSASCYGLSRIILARRPGNAQVAPAIPLAKWHAPDVWVWGLIVGLALVVIPSEAARFTGWNLAIIYSVVYLTQGVAIVDFYLRKVRIQPFIRGMIHALILLLPTVVFVVALGIVDIWADLRKVRGPGEQV from the coding sequence ATGGTGAACTACCGCTCCATTGTCATCGGAATCATCCAGACGACGGCCATGTTCGTCGCGGGCTTCATCATCCCCGTGGCCGGCCAGATCATCGCCCTCTTCACCCCGGTCCCGCTCGTTCTCGCGTACCTGCGCGGAGGCAGGACAGAGGGATCGATCGTTCTGATCGCTTCGGGGCTGTTCCTCACGATCCTCGGCGGCTGGCATACCGCCGCCATTCTGGTGCTGACCTTCGGCCTTATGGCCATCGGCCTTTCCGAGGGCATGCGCAGGCGGTGGAAGCCCGAATCCGCGGTCGTTCTGGGCGGCATGCTGCCCATGATCGTGCTGTCCGCCATCGCCGCCTACCTGTTCTCCCGCATCGGGAAGAACCCGGTCATTGTCGTGGAAGAGTACCTGAAGGGCAGCATGACCGAGGCTGCCAGGCTGTACGCCGAGATCGGTCTCAGGGAAATGTCGTCAGCCATAGCTTCCGTACCGGACACGTTCATCCGCAACCTCGTTCGCCTGCTCCCGGGCATTACGATCGCCACCTCCGTTTTCCAGTCGGCCAGCTGCTATGGCCTCAGCCGCATCATCCTGGCCCGGAGGCCGGGAAACGCTCAGGTGGCCCCGGCGATCCCTCTGGCCAAGTGGCACGCGCCCGATGTCTGGGTCTGGGGATTGATCGTCGGGCTGGCGCTCGTTGTCATTCCCTCGGAAGCTGCGCGCTTCACGGGCTGGAACCTCGCTATCATCTATTCCGTTGTGTATCTGACCCAGGGCGTCGCTATCGTCGACTTCTACCTGCGCAAGGTCCGCATCCAGCCCTTCATCCGGGGAATGATCCACGCACTCATCCTTCTGCTTCCCACCGTCGTGTTCGTGGTCGCCCTCGGCATTGTCGACATCTGGGCGGACCTCCGCAAGGTGCGGGGACCCGGGGAACAGGTGTAA